The DNA window TGCCGGGCGCGGGCGTCGCGGCGATGCCGGTTTCGGTCACAGCAGCCCACCGACCGGGGCGTCGGCCGTGCACCGGCGGCCGCTGACCAGCTGGACACCGGGCATCGCGCTGTAGTCCGCCTGCAGCGCGGTGTACTGCCCGGGTTCGACCAGGCGCAGCCGGAACGACTCGGGGATCTGGGCGGGGTCGACGGCGGCGACGAAGTCCGGCGAGTCGGCCCACAAGGCCGTGAACTTCCGGTACGCCTCCGCGCGGCTCTCGAATTCCACGGCGGCGACCCGCGGATCGGCGCGCAGCGCGGTCTCCACCGCTGACGCCCGCCCGCCGGTCAGCTCGTCGGTGAGGAAGACCGCCGCGTCCGTGGCGTCGGTGTCGACCGGGTGCGGCACGCAGGCCGGCGCGGTCCTCGGCATCATCGCCGCCGCCAGGGTGATCGGCGGCCGTGCCGTGTCGTCCCGCAGGCTCACCGCGGCACCGGCCCCGGCGCCGAGGATCGCGACCAGTCCGGCCGCCACGCCCGCGGTGACCAGCTGCCGGCGGCGCCGCAGCCGGCCGCCGTCGAGGATGGCGGTCCGCGCCAGGTCGCCGAGCGCGGCGCCGGGGTCGTCACCGACCGCCCGGTCGAAGTGGTCTCGCAGGGTCGGTGTCACGGCAGGCTCTCCTTCGGTGGGGTCTCTGCCGGTATTGACGGGGTGGCCGTCCTCTTCGGTCACATCCTCGCGACGGAGACCAGCGTTCCGCTCTCCATGGCCACCCAGACGTGCGTCTCGGAGAGCCAGAGGCCGTGCGGCTCGTCGCCGGGGAGGGGATGGAGCGTGATCTCTCCGTCGGCGGTGACGTGTGCCAGTTCCCCGGAACCCCAGAGGGTGACCCAGCAGGATCCGTCGGCGTCGGCGGCCACGGCGTGCGGGCGGCAGGCCGGCTCGTCGAAGGGGAACTGGTGGATCTCGCCGGAGGGGTCGACA is part of the Actinoplanes missouriensis 431 genome and encodes:
- a CDS encoding permease-like cell division protein FtsX, which produces MTPTLRDHFDRAVGDDPGAALGDLARTAILDGGRLRRRRQLVTAGVAAGLVAILGAGAGAAVSLRDDTARPPITLAAAMMPRTAPACVPHPVDTDATDAAVFLTDELTGGRASAVETALRADPRVAAVEFESRAEAYRKFTALWADSPDFVAAVDPAQIPESFRLRLVEPGQYTALQADYSAMPGVQLVSGRRCTADAPVGGLL